One part of the Sphingobacterium sp. LZ7M1 genome encodes these proteins:
- a CDS encoding ABC transporter ATP-binding protein, translated as MIEIQHIFKDFGKFKVLKDINLTLNGGECVALIGPNGSGKTTLIKSVLGMVVPSAGIIKFDGENIQNKYSYRKEIGYMPQIGQYPENMSIGQVLDMMKDIRKMPEDQLDLDLYHAFNLPALLDKRMGTLSGGTRQKVSACLAFLFNPKALILDEPTAGLDPLSSEILKSKIQKVMNENKLIIISSHVLSDLDDLVSQIIYLQEGKLMFHKSLQQLKIDTGTDKLSKAIAQVMSVPNQTK; from the coding sequence ATGATCGAAATCCAACATATTTTCAAAGACTTTGGCAAGTTTAAGGTGCTGAAAGACATTAACCTTACCTTGAATGGAGGGGAGTGTGTCGCCTTGATCGGTCCAAACGGAAGTGGAAAAACCACGCTAATCAAATCTGTTTTGGGGATGGTGGTGCCGAGTGCTGGGATCATCAAATTTGACGGCGAGAATATCCAAAACAAATATTCTTACCGAAAAGAGATCGGCTATATGCCACAGATTGGACAATATCCAGAGAATATGAGCATAGGTCAGGTATTGGATATGATGAAAGATATTCGAAAGATGCCAGAAGATCAGTTAGATCTAGACTTATACCACGCGTTTAACTTACCAGCATTGTTGGATAAACGTATGGGCACGCTGTCTGGAGGGACTAGGCAAAAAGTCAGTGCATGTTTGGCATTTCTATTTAATCCAAAGGCCTTGATCTTAGACGAACCGACGGCCGGACTAGATCCTCTTTCCTCCGAAATATTGAAAAGTAAGATCCAGAAGGTCATGAATGAAAATAAACTGATCATTATCAGTTCACATGTGCTCAGTGACCTGGACGATTTAGTTTCCCAAATCATTTATCTGCAAGAAGGGAAACTGATGTTCCATAAATCACTTCAACAGTTAAAGAT
- a CDS encoding nitrous oxide reductase family maturation protein NosD, with protein MGRSVWKIFSALICLFMVGGMSHATTIRVGKNHSVTSIKQGIALAKKGDTVLVQSGTYKEGNIIIDKAISLIGEGMPTLDGDKKHEPISVKSPFVNIQGFRIKGSGHSSINDVAGIKIYNTHHVNIINNVLDDNFFGVYSQNSKHLEIRGNKIQAYGTAEQLIGNGIHGWKSDSLLIENNEILGHRDGIYLEFVTHTHVNKNRSEGNLRYGLHFMFSHDNSYIENIFRANGAGVAVMYTKNVHMENNKFEENWGDSAYGLLLKDISDSKIINNTFDRNTAGIFMEGSNRIQIENNLFQGNGWSVKIQASCMDNDFKNNNFLQNTFDVATNGTLTLNNFENNYWDKYEGYDLDKDGIGDIPFRPVSLFSMLVERYPSAMLLFRSFMVTLFDRTEKLLPSLTPEGLKDEKPRMKSV; from the coding sequence ATGGGAAGATCAGTTTGGAAGATATTTAGTGCGTTGATTTGTTTATTTATGGTAGGTGGCATGTCTCATGCCACTACCATTAGAGTAGGCAAAAATCATTCGGTGACATCCATAAAACAAGGGATTGCCCTGGCAAAAAAAGGCGATACCGTACTGGTTCAATCTGGAACCTATAAGGAGGGAAATATTATCATCGACAAAGCTATCAGCCTGATCGGTGAGGGTATGCCGACATTGGATGGAGATAAAAAACATGAGCCAATCTCCGTAAAATCACCCTTTGTCAATATTCAAGGATTTAGGATCAAGGGCTCTGGACATTCCTCCATTAATGATGTGGCGGGAATAAAAATCTACAATACCCATCATGTCAACATTATCAACAATGTATTGGATGATAATTTCTTTGGGGTCTATTCCCAAAACTCCAAACATCTGGAGATCAGGGGTAACAAGATCCAGGCTTATGGAACGGCCGAACAATTGATTGGCAACGGTATCCATGGTTGGAAATCGGACAGCCTACTCATTGAGAACAATGAGATCTTAGGACATCGGGATGGCATCTATCTAGAATTTGTAACCCATACCCATGTCAACAAAAACCGCTCAGAAGGCAACCTGAGATATGGCCTGCATTTCATGTTTTCACATGACAACAGCTATATAGAAAACATATTCCGGGCAAATGGTGCCGGAGTGGCCGTTATGTACACCAAGAATGTACATATGGAGAACAATAAATTTGAAGAAAACTGGGGGGATTCCGCTTATGGTCTGCTCCTAAAAGATATATCAGACAGTAAAATAATCAACAATACATTTGATCGCAATACCGCCGGAATTTTTATGGAAGGTTCCAATAGGATCCAAATCGAGAACAACCTTTTTCAAGGAAATGGATGGAGCGTAAAAATCCAGGCGAGTTGTATGGACAATGATTTTAAGAATAATAATTTCTTGCAAAACACATTTGATGTGGCAACCAATGGAACGTTGACCCTTAACAATTTTGAAAATAATTATTGGGATAAATATGAAGGCTATGATCTGGATAAGGATGGGATTGGGGATATTCCTTTCCGCCCAGTAAGTTTATTTTCCATGTTGGTCGAGCGCTATCCATCTGCCATGTTGCTTTTTAGAAGTTTTATGGTGACGTTGTTTGATCGTACCGAGAAGCTTTTGCCAAGTTTGACCCCAGAAGGGTTAAAAGATGAGAAACCACGTATGAAATCAGTTTAA
- a CDS encoding nitrous oxide reductase accessory protein NosL, which produces MNRTKIFLICLSSVLLIMFGLQACQGNSEPKPIKYGSDQCAYCKMTISDARFGTQLQTKKGRVYNFDDVQCMISFVKESNVKKEEVAAYFLPDYSSNKLLPADKMFYLKSEELKSPMRGNIAAFEKTEDLEKTKAELGGTALSWEDLWK; this is translated from the coding sequence ATGAACAGAACTAAGATATTTCTTATCTGCTTGAGCAGTGTCCTTCTGATCATGTTTGGATTGCAAGCATGTCAAGGCAATAGTGAACCAAAGCCCATAAAATATGGCTCTGACCAATGTGCTTATTGCAAAATGACTATTAGCGATGCTCGATTTGGCACACAGTTGCAGACTAAAAAAGGTCGAGTTTACAATTTCGACGATGTACAATGCATGATTTCCTTTGTGAAGGAAAGCAACGTGAAAAAGGAAGAGGTTGCAGCCTATTTTTTACCGGATTATAGCAGTAATAAATTGTTGCCAGCAGACAAGATGTTCTATTTGAAAAGCGAAGAGCTGAAAAGCCCTATGCGTGGAAATATTGCAGCCTTTGAAAAGACAGAGGATCTGGAAAAGACAAAAGCTGAATTAGGAGGTACCGCCCTTAGTTGGGAAGACCTTTGGAAATAA